From Bacteroidota bacterium, one genomic window encodes:
- a CDS encoding 4Fe-4S binding protein — MGFLKEYISTVYRSVASLLKGMKMTGYYFTHHKEIITEQYPENRDSLNLAERFRGEVVMTHNQSNEHRCTGCTACELACPNGTIKIITKFDVGPDGKKKKAIDTFIYHLELCTMCNLCIQACPTDAIKMAQTFEHSVFNRADLTKVLNKPGSKLMEGVE, encoded by the coding sequence ATGGGTTTTTTAAAAGAATATATAAGTACAGTTTATCGCTCGGTCGCATCACTTCTGAAAGGAATGAAGATGACGGGGTATTACTTTACTCATCATAAAGAAATCATTACAGAGCAATATCCTGAGAACAGGGATTCCCTGAATCTGGCTGAACGTTTCCGGGGAGAAGTGGTAATGACTCACAATCAATCGAACGAGCACCGATGCACAGGATGTACCGCTTGCGAGCTGGCTTGTCCGAACGGTACAATCAAAATCATCACGAAGTTCGATGTGGGTCCTGACGGCAAAAAGAAAAAAGCCATCGATACCTTTATCTATCACCTGGAATTATGCACCATGTGTAATCTCTGCATTCAGGCCTGCCCGACGGATGCAATTAAAATGGCACAAACATTTGAGCACAGCGTCTTCAATCGTGCCGACCTCACAAAGGTGTTGAACAAACCGGGATCAAAATTAATGGAGGGTGTAGAGTAA
- the nuoH gene encoding NADH-quinone oxidoreductase subunit NuoH, translating to MLSLENISSQIQTWLYGHLPAKLALLSEFFIVGLLMIGLFAFLGLVLVFMERKVSAYMQIRLGPNRVGPKGIFQTLADTLKLILKEGLRPIGADKFLFNLAPYIVMMVAMLLMAPIPFARNVQIWDVNIGVLYISAISSISVIGILMAGWSSNNKYSLLGAMRSGAQIVSYELSAGLAILSIVILTGSLRLSDIVASQATGWWIFKGHIPALISFVIFIIAVTAETNRAPFDLAEAESELTAGFHTEYSGMQFALFFLAEYVNIFIVTAIGATLFLGGWMPFHIGGWSAFNHIMDFIPSSIWFFGKTFFLIFVIMWFRWTFPRLRIDQLLNLEWKYLLPIGLFNLLLMTLIGILGWHF from the coding sequence ATGCTTAGTCTTGAAAATATAAGTAGTCAAATTCAAACCTGGTTGTACGGCCATCTTCCGGCAAAACTGGCATTGTTGTCGGAGTTTTTTATTGTGGGTCTTTTGATGATTGGGTTGTTTGCTTTCCTTGGACTAGTTTTGGTATTCATGGAAAGAAAAGTTTCTGCCTATATGCAGATCCGCCTCGGGCCAAACCGTGTAGGTCCCAAAGGAATTTTCCAGACACTTGCCGACACACTCAAATTAATTTTAAAAGAAGGTTTAAGACCTATTGGCGCGGATAAGTTTCTGTTCAATCTTGCACCATACATTGTCATGATGGTAGCCATGCTCCTTATGGCTCCGATCCCGTTTGCAAGAAATGTGCAGATCTGGGATGTGAATATTGGTGTCTTGTATATCTCCGCCATTTCATCGATTTCTGTAATTGGAATTCTTATGGCCGGATGGTCAAGTAATAATAAATACTCTTTATTAGGCGCTATGCGCAGCGGCGCGCAAATTGTGAGTTATGAACTGTCGGCCGGACTGGCAATCCTTTCCATCGTTATTCTTACAGGTAGTTTGCGCTTATCGGATATTGTCGCGAGTCAGGCTACCGGCTGGTGGATTTTCAAAGGACATATTCCAGCGCTCATTTCATTTGTCATTTTTATCATCGCGGTAACAGCAGAAACCAATCGTGCTCCTTTCGATCTCGCGGAGGCGGAATCAGAACTTACTGCAGGTTTCCATACAGAATACAGCGGTATGCAATTCGCTTTGTTCTTTCTTGCGGAATATGTAAACATTTTCATCGTCACTGCCATCGGAGCAACGTTGTTCCTCGGCGGTTGGATGCCTTTTCACATAGGCGGTTGGTCGGCATTTAATCATATCATGGATTTTATCCCATCTTCTATATGGTTCTTCGGAAAAACATTCTTCCTGATTTTTGTAATCATGTGGTTCCGATGGACCTTTCCAAGATTGCGTATTGATCAATTGTTGAATCTCGAATGGAAATATCTGCTTCCAATCGGGTTGTTCAATTTGTTGCTGATGACTTTGATTGGAATTTTGGGATGGCATTTTTAG
- a CDS encoding NADH-quinone oxidoreductase subunit D: MLEEIGTTEQGDLVINVGPQHPATHGVLHLVITLNGETIKKVDPHLGYIHRSIEKMCESLSYRQFIYTTSRMDYLSSHINNHACALVVEKGLQVEIPQRAQVIRVLMDELTRLASHLLWWGAMAMDVGAITPFFHAFRERELITDIMEETCGARLTMNYMVPGGVMADIHPNFQTKVKSLIAGLKSKLPEYDELVTGNIIFQERMKGVGYISKEDAISYGCSGPVARASGVSCDIRKWYPYDCYAQLKFDEIIRTEGDSYARYLVRMDEMRQSIAIIDQLIDVIPEGEFQAKTKAVLKLPKGEFYTMVETARGELGVYIVSEGATTPYRIKFRSPGFSNLSALNHMSIGGKIGDLVATMGTLDLVIPDIDR, encoded by the coding sequence ATGCTTGAAGAAATCGGAACGACTGAGCAGGGAGACCTGGTGATCAATGTGGGGCCACAACACCCGGCGACACACGGAGTTTTACACCTTGTGATCACCCTCAATGGGGAAACTATCAAAAAGGTAGATCCTCATCTTGGATATATTCATCGGTCCATTGAGAAAATGTGTGAAAGTCTGAGCTATCGCCAGTTTATTTACACGACATCCCGGATGGATTATCTCAGTTCACACATTAACAATCATGCATGCGCATTGGTTGTTGAAAAGGGACTACAGGTTGAAATTCCACAAAGGGCTCAGGTGATCCGTGTTCTTATGGATGAATTAACCAGGCTCGCTTCTCATCTTTTGTGGTGGGGTGCCATGGCCATGGATGTGGGTGCAATTACACCATTTTTTCATGCATTCCGTGAACGTGAGTTGATCACCGATATCATGGAAGAAACATGTGGAGCCCGGCTTACCATGAACTACATGGTTCCCGGTGGTGTGATGGCGGACATACATCCCAACTTCCAGACAAAAGTAAAATCACTTATAGCAGGACTGAAATCAAAGCTTCCCGAATACGACGAACTTGTTACCGGAAATATTATTTTCCAGGAAAGAATGAAAGGCGTCGGTTATATCTCTAAGGAAGACGCGATTTCTTATGGCTGCAGCGGGCCGGTCGCGAGAGCATCCGGAGTTAGTTGCGATATCCGTAAATGGTACCCGTACGATTGCTACGCCCAACTTAAGTTTGATGAAATCATCCGTACAGAAGGTGATTCGTATGCACGTTACCTGGTAAGAATGGACGAAATGCGTCAGTCCATCGCCATTATCGACCAGCTTATTGATGTAATTCCTGAAGGAGAATTTCAAGCCAAAACAAAAGCGGTTTTGAAATTGCCAAAAGGTGAATTTTATACCATGGTGGAAACTGCCCGTGGTGAGCTGGGTGTCTATATCGTGAGTGAAGGTGCTACTACTCCTTATCGTATCAAATTCCGTTCTCCCGGTTTCTCCAATTTATCCGCATTGAATCACATGTCTATAGGAGGAAAGATCGGAGACCTGGTGGCTACGATGGGAACGCTCGATCTGGTCATTCCGGATATCGATCGTTGA
- a CDS encoding NADH-quinone oxidoreductase subunit C translates to MTKEELKESLLRVYPEMVFEETGEWLNVSVEPSAFLSVAKDLRSRDEWEFDYLFCLTCVDWKTHLSMVYFLRSFKHRHMLTVKVKLDRNNPEIESVNQIWRTAELNEREVYDLFGVKFLHHPDLRRILLTDDWEGWPLRKDYEDPVNIIKL, encoded by the coding sequence ATGACAAAGGAAGAATTAAAAGAGTCCTTACTCCGCGTTTATCCGGAAATGGTTTTTGAAGAAACGGGAGAATGGTTGAATGTTTCAGTTGAACCTTCTGCTTTTCTTTCTGTTGCAAAAGATCTTCGGTCACGCGATGAATGGGAATTCGATTATTTGTTTTGCCTTACCTGTGTCGACTGGAAAACACACCTGAGTATGGTTTATTTTCTTCGCTCCTTTAAACACCGTCACATGCTGACTGTAAAAGTGAAGCTTGACAGAAACAACCCGGAGATAGAATCAGTGAATCAGATCTGGAGAACCGCGGAATTGAATGAGCGTGAAGTCTATGATTTGTTCGGAGTAAAATTCCTCCATCATCCTGATCTCAGAAGAATTCTGCTTACTGACGATTGGGAAGGATGGCCTTTGAGAAAAGATTACGAAGATCCTGTGAATATTATTAAACTATAA
- the nuoB gene encoding NADH-quinone oxidoreductase subunit NuoB, with protein sequence MDVNQNKPEPFPGAVHPSPGGGILVSKLDDVINWARSNSLWPLVFGTSCCAIEMMSAASAKYDWSRFGFEVARATPRQADVIIIAGTIVNKMAPVLKRLYDQMAEPRYVIAMGACATSGGPFFYNTYSVVKGADHVIPVDVYVAGCPPRPEALMHALITLQSKVKDGGVREKIIIDEQKVVGKK encoded by the coding sequence ATGGATGTAAACCAAAATAAACCGGAACCATTTCCGGGCGCGGTGCATCCCTCACCGGGTGGCGGAATTCTTGTCAGCAAACTCGACGATGTTATCAACTGGGCAAGATCCAATTCGCTATGGCCATTGGTTTTCGGAACAAGTTGTTGCGCGATCGAAATGATGTCCGCCGCTTCCGCGAAATACGATTGGTCGCGATTTGGTTTTGAAGTAGCACGTGCTACTCCACGACAGGCGGATGTGATTATCATCGCAGGTACTATCGTCAATAAAATGGCTCCCGTATTAAAACGATTGTATGATCAGATGGCGGAGCCTCGTTACGTTATCGCGATGGGAGCTTGTGCTACCTCAGGAGGCCCATTCTTTTACAATACTTATTCTGTTGTAAAAGGTGCAGACCACGTAATTCCCGTGGATGTATATGTGGCAGGTTGTCCTCCAAGACCAGAAGCTCTCATGCATGCCCTGATTACTCTGCAGTCAAAAGTCAAGGATGGGGGAGTGCGGGAGAAAATAATTATTGATGAACAAAAAGTAGTAGGAAAGAAATAA
- a CDS encoding NADH-quinone oxidoreductase subunit A: MGSGSMILLMICGVAFAAGGILLSRVLATRSTNLQKGEAYECGIPTIGKSWIQFNVGYYLFALLFLIFDVELVFLYPWAVVVKKIGWSALVEIVIFLFILFLGFLYAHRKGALKWM, encoded by the coding sequence ATGGGATCAGGATCAATGATTTTGCTGATGATTTGCGGGGTTGCATTTGCCGCAGGTGGGATTCTTTTATCTCGTGTTCTTGCAACACGTTCCACCAATCTTCAGAAAGGTGAAGCTTACGAATGCGGAATTCCTACCATTGGAAAATCATGGATTCAGTTTAATGTTGGATATTATCTTTTCGCCTTACTCTTCCTCATCTTTGATGTTGAACTTGTGTTTTTATATCCCTGGGCAGTAGTGGTGAAAAAAATAGGTTGGTCGGCACTTGTTGAAATTGTTATTTTCTTATTCATACTATTCCTTGGATTTCTTTATGCGCACAGGAAAGGAGCTTTGAAATGGATGTAA